From Aedes albopictus strain Foshan chromosome 1, AalbF5, whole genome shotgun sequence, one genomic window encodes:
- the LOC109425392 gene encoding forkhead box protein O3: MFELEEVNGFHDVLLNKYNDTTPIMDLYVSDSMQDMLDIDIKSEVATVVGGVNEFSSLMNFDLPSLELDSNSNDAASGWAAGGPTKWPSTDIYADVGACVNPNSVLPVISSVQTSLLKSPKQNVNLNATVSALNDPTLPSPKERKSHLTFSPNTIKVPMVIQHQEVKKPAAISGLTQIQRINGIDQVKKDLSSQMLKDDSNKIIIRNHQPPNGASSPSSGLGMGLGKGNTIKLAAGIGGLTFANGVQFKNLKNVQKITALNGTNGINGLKRSSSPARSLGTTTTVQQGQTQLISINGTTTKIYNRSFIPHNGGKPSNMMQITNGTGVTAVTPKVKPSKHQGDSGFPKPAYSYSCLIAMALKNSYTGSLPVSEIYSFMCEHFPYFKTAPNGWKNSVRHNLSLNKCFEKIEKPVTNGGQRKGCLWAMNPAKITKMDEEVQKWSRKDPMAIRKAMVHPEHLPMLERGEMKHGPTGESDGENDDGDTEDQSDIEEEAVEGEEDEVDAEEEIEIEQEADSFLINTPESMEDPEGDDVDVDFDMEVPDFYDDINVDSKEGFTLEFVQKDLLSLEDEDESVYISSQQNGTHLQQQQQQVAQQQPQQQLTFQQLQPMAKRARLDVNYSISPTTTNVSNHHTSTTAVTSSNTIVNQIQLANGQQFQFTSNSTHGNSGQQQFQQIHQQQQQHHNRRKTTPLVTRIA; this comes from the exons GACACCACCCCCATCATGGATCTGTATGTGTCGGATTCGATGCAGGACATGCTGGACATCGACATCAAATCCGAGGTGGCTACCGTCGTCGGCGGCGTGAACGAGTTCAGTTCACTGATGAACTTCGACCTGCCCTCGctggagctggattcgaactcaAACGATGCGGCCAGCGGCTGGGCTGCCGGCGGACCCACCAAGTGGCCCTCGACTGACATCTACGCAGATGTGGGAGCCTGCGTGAATCCTAACTCGGTGCTGCCGGTGATCTCATCCGTCCAGACGTCACTGCTGAAGAGCCCCAAGCAGAATGTGAACCTCAACGCCACAGTTAGTGCTCTGAACGATCCGACACTGCCGAGTCCCAAGGAGCGAAAGAGCCACCTCACCTTCTCACCCAACACCATCAAGGTTCCGATGGTAATCCAGCATCAGGAAGTGAAGAAACCCGCCGCCATCTCCGGTTTAACCCAGATCCAACGGATAAACGGGATCGATCAGGTCAAGAAGGACTTGTCAAGCCAGATGTTGAAGGACGATAGTAACAAAATAATCATTCGAAACCATCAACCTCCAAACGGGGCATCTAGCCCGAGTTCCGGTCTTGGTATGGGATTAGGCAAAGGGAATACCATTAAGTTGGCTGCAGGAATCGGTGGGCTGACCTTCGCCAATGGAGTACAGTTCAAGAACCTTAAAAATGTCCAGAAAATCACGGCGCTTAATGGCACCAATGGTATAAATGGATTGAAGCGATCGTCGAGTCCTGCACGAAGTCTCGGCACAACAACCACAGTCCAGCAGGGTCAGACGCAGCTGATAAGCATCAATGGAACCACCACGAAGATCTACAACCGAAGTTTCATACCTCACAATGGAGGTAAACCATCGAACATGATGCAGATAACCAATGGCACCGGCGTAACAGCAGTTACGCCTAAGGTAAAACCCTCGAAGCACCAAGGGGACAGTGGTTTTCCCAAACCAGCCTATTCGTATTCCTGTTTGATAGCGATGGCGCTTAAAAATTCTTACACCGGTTCGTTACCGGTGTCGGAAATTTACAGCTTCATGTGCGAGCACTTCCCCTACTTCAAGACGGCTCCGAACGGATGGAAGAACTCGGTCCGGCACAACCTGTCGCTGAACAAGTGTTTCGAGAAAATCGAGAAACCCGTAACGAACGGTGGCCAGCGGAAGGGTTGCCTGTGGGCGATGAACCCGGCAAAGATCACCAAGATGGACGAAGAGGTGCAAAAGTGGTCCCGCAAGGATCCGATGGCCATCCGGAAGGCCATGGTCCACCCGGAGCATCTGCCCATGCTGGAGCGAGGCGAAATGAAACATGGACCAACCGGGGAGAGCGACGGCGAAAATGACGACGGGGACACGGAGGACCAGTCGGACATCGAAGAGGAGGCAGTGGAAGGAGAGGAGGACGAGGTGGACGCCGAAGAGGAGATTGAGATCGAACAGGAGGCGGACAGCTTTCTGATCAACACGCCGGAGTCGATGGAGGATCCCGAAGGGGACGACGTCGATGTGGATTTTGATATGGAG GTGCCGGACTTCTACGACGATATAAACGTCGATTCGAAGGAAGGCTTCACGCTTGAATTCGTTCAAAAGGATCTGCTCTCGCTGGAAGATGAAGATGAGTCTGTGTACATCTCCTCTCAACAGAATGGTACCCAcctccagcagcagcaacagcaagtaGCGCAGCAGCAACCTCAGCAACAGCTTACCTTCCAGCAGCTTCAGCCCATGGCGAAGCGAGCGAGACTCGACGTCAACTATTCCATCTCGCCCACCACGACGAACGTTTCCAACCACCATACCTCGACGACTGCGGTAACGAGTTCGAATACAATCGTCAACCAAATCCAGTTGGCCAACGGTCAACAGTTTCAATTCACCAGCAATAGCACGCACGGCAACAGTGGGCAGCAGCAATTCCAGCAGAtccatcaacagcagcagcagcatcacaaCCGACGGAAGACGACCCCCTTGGTGACACGAATAGCTTAA